One segment of Paraburkholderia sp. PREW-6R DNA contains the following:
- a CDS encoding YigZ family protein → MPTYTLPAALSAELDIRKSRFIAHAIPVADREAAMAELRRLRDAHPTATHICWALLAGGQSGMSDDGEPSGTAGRPILEVLRHHDLDGVLAAVVRYYGGVKLGAGGLVRAYTDAIASALLDAPRVERIAQVALVVEVSYADEARVRRWIDAAGYALANSAYGMLVNMTIRLPANAVDDARRELVDMTQGKAGFK, encoded by the coding sequence TTGCCCACTTATACGTTGCCCGCGGCACTGAGCGCGGAACTCGACATCCGCAAGAGCCGCTTTATCGCGCATGCGATACCCGTTGCCGACCGCGAGGCGGCGATGGCCGAGTTGCGCCGCCTGCGCGACGCGCACCCCACTGCGACGCATATCTGCTGGGCGCTGCTTGCGGGCGGCCAGTCCGGCATGTCCGACGACGGCGAGCCGTCCGGCACCGCTGGCCGGCCGATCCTCGAAGTGCTGCGGCATCATGATCTGGACGGTGTGCTCGCCGCGGTCGTGCGCTATTACGGCGGCGTGAAGCTCGGCGCGGGCGGTCTGGTGCGCGCGTACACGGACGCAATCGCGTCGGCATTGCTCGACGCACCGCGCGTCGAACGGATCGCGCAGGTCGCGCTAGTCGTTGAAGTGAGCTATGCCGACGAGGCGCGCGTGCGCAGATGGATCGACGCCGCTGGGTATGCGCTCGCGAACAGCGCGTACGGCATGCTCGTGAACATGACCATTCGCCTACCCGCGAACGCGGTGGACGACGCGCGACGGGAACTGGTGGATATGACGCAGGGAAAGGCCGGCTTCAAGTAA